One stretch of Diorhabda carinulata isolate Delta chromosome 5, icDioCari1.1, whole genome shotgun sequence DNA includes these proteins:
- the LOC130894199 gene encoding fructose-bisphosphate aldolase-like translates to MTTSWNYPDPALQDELKKIAEAIVAPGKGILAADESVSTMGKRLQDIGLENTDDNRRKYRQLLFTTCPIIGDYISGVILFNETVYQKTDDGTPFIECLKKRGIIPGIKVDTGVVPLFGSNDECTTQGLDDMAKRCAQYKKDGCHFAKWRCVLKIKSNTPSIQALIENANVLARYASICQAARIVPIVEPEILPDGDHDLQVCQKTTETVLAYVYKALYDHNIYLEGTLLKPNMVTAGQGCPNKATPEQVAAATVTAFQRRVPVAVPGVTFLSGGQSEEEATVNLNAMNQYPGKRPWTLTFSYGRALQASVLRAWAGKDENVKAGQDELLKRAKANSDAALGKYVPGSIESKAGDTGLFVKNHAY, encoded by the coding sequence ATGACTACTTCTTGGAATTACCCCGATCCTGCGTTACAAGATGAACTGAAAAAAATCGCCGAAGCAATCGTAGCTCCCGGTAAAGGTATTTTGGCAGCCGACGAATCCGTTTCCACCATGGGTAAGCGCTTACAAGACATCGGACTAGAAAATACTGATGATAACAGAAGGAAATATAGACAATTGCTTTTTACCACGTGCCCTATTATTGGAGATTACATATCCGGCGTAATTTTGTTCAACGAAACGGTTTATCAAAAAACCGACGACGGTACGCCGTTTATAGAGTGTTTAAAGAAACGAGGCATCATCCCCGGCATCAAGGTGGACACTGGCGTCGTACCTCTGTTTGGAAGCAACGACGAATGCACCACCCAAGGCTTGGACGATATGGCGAAACGTTGCGCCCAATATAAAAAAGACGGATGTCATTTCGCTAAATGGCGTTGTGTCTTAAAAATCAAATCCAACACGCCCTCTATCCAAGCGTTGATAGAAAACGCCAACGTCTTGGCCCGATACGCCTCGATATGCCAAGCTGCTAGAATAGTACCGATAGTAGAACCGGAAATCCTACCAGACGGTGACCACGATTTACAAGTTTGTCAAAAAACCACAGAAACCGTACTAGCCTACGTATATAAAGCCCTCTATGACCACAACATATATCTAGAAGGTACTCTATTGAAACCCAACATGGTAACAGCCGGTCAAGGCTGTCCCAACAAAGCTACGCCCGAACAAGTCGCGGCCGCCACCGTAACAGCTTTCCAACGAAGAGTACCGGTAGCAGTACCTGGCGTTACCTTCTTATCCGGTGGTCAATCCGAAGAAGAAGCTACCGTTAATCTCAACGCTATGAATCAGTACCCTGGAAAGAGACCTTGGACTTTAACCTTCAGTTATGGACGAGCTTTGCAAGCTTCTGTACTTCGTGCTTGGGCGGGAAAAGATGAAAACGTCAAAGCTGGACAAGATGAACTGTTGAAACGTGCTAAAGCAAACAGCGACGCCGCTCTTGGGAAATATGTACCCGGTAGTATTGAAAGTAAGGCCGGAGACACTGGACTGTTCGTCAAGAATCACGCTTATTAA